A region of the Anaerobiospirillum thomasii genome:
TTTACCTGCGGCAGCTTGTCTACTGCCTCATCAACTAAAATTTTTACAGCCTGCGGATCTGATCCTGCAAGTGTAAGTAAAGGACGAATGGAACCATCCTCCTGTGCCACCAGGGCTGACATAATATGTACAGGCTCTATAAACTGATTGTCATGACCTACAGCCAGTGACTGTGCATCAGATAAAGCCTCCTGAAACTTTACTGTAAATCTATCTAAACGCATCTTAACTTCCTCTTATTCATCGTACTTTATCCTGTTGTATATTAGGTGGGGTCTAAGAGGGCAAATTTAAAGAGATTTTACAAATATATTTATACATAAATTTTATATTGTGACCTGCTGTTTTACTTTTGTTAAAGTGCCAAGTCATTTGAACTTACGTAAGATATCACTATGAAAATAAAGCACAATTTTAAAAATTATCTGGCTTAGTGCAAAAAAGCTGCAGACTATAGTGCTCTTATGGGATGGACAATAAAAAGAAAAAGGCCCTGCGTGGGCCCATAACAAAAGTTTTATGCACCAAGTGCCGTATTAGCCTTTTTTGGCTCCTAAAGCTGCCTCGATCTTTTTATCAGTTTTGAACTGACCCAAGGCAAATACAGCCCAGATAGCTGCAGGAAGCCAGCCTAATACAGTTATCTGTAAAATAAGACAGATGATGCCTGCTATTGGACGTCCTATAGTAAAGAATGCAAAGAAAGGCAAAAATATTGCTAAAAGTAGTCTCATACTATCTCCTTTAAAATGTGCGCCGATTATAGCACACTAATTTGTATAACTTTTTTATGCTATATCACACTTATATCATCTGACAATAAAAGTTTATACTACACAAAAGCTCCTAAAGACTATTTTAAAATCTGGCCTTAGGAATTATATGGCTGCTATTTTACAGATTTTATAGCAATGACCGAGGCCATGCGCCCTGTGGTGCCCTCTTTTCTGTAGGAGAAAAAGTCATCTGTATGGGTATAGGTATCAATTGCCGCCATGTGTATATTATCTATACCAAGGGATTTAAGCTCACTTTTACAGATAGAGGCAAGAGAGCACATATACCTGCCCCTGTCATTTAAAACAAAAAACTTTGCATAATCCTGATTTTGCTGTAAAAAGGCCTCTTTGACCTCTGATCCAACCTCAAAAGACTTTGCCCCAATACATGGGCCCATAAAGGCCGTAGCTTTGATGCAGCCTAAATCACGCATACGTAAAAAAGTTTTGCTGATAATGCCAGACATAGTTGATCGCCAGCCACAGTGTACTGCAGCTACACACGAGCCACTGTCGCAGGCCAATAGCACAGGCAGGCAGTCAGCCGTCATAACAGCAAGACCTAGATCCTTTTTATCAGTGACAAGAGCATCTGCCTTAAACAGAGTGACATCATCTTTAACATAAACCACGTCACTGCCATGCACCTGATCCATATAACAGATATGATCAAGGCTAAGTAGCTGTTTTAATCTGTCTCTGTTTTTATTTACAGCAACAGCATTATCACCAACATGCAGTCCTAAATTAAAGCTTGCATATGGTTTTTGTGAAAAACCGCCGTGACGTGTGGTATAGCAGGCCCTGATGCCTTTACCAAAACAGGACAGATTAACAATATTAGACATGCTGCGCAGCATCCTCTTTTAAAAGTGAGATAAGATGCTGCATATCATCTGGCAGAGGACAGTCAAAGCTTAAAAGCTCGTCTGTTACAGGATGGACAAATTCAATATGTACAGCATGCAGAGCCTGATGCCTGAAATCGTGCAGACACTGCTGCAGCTCATCACTTGCTTTGGATAAATGTCTTATGCGTCTGCCGCCATAGACATTGTCACCTAAAAGAGGATGACCTATAGATGCCATGTGCACACGAATCTGATGGGTGCGTCCTGTATCAAGGCGCAGTCTTATTCTACTGTGGGCTCTGTAACACTCCATAACCCTGTAGTGGGTTACAGCCTCGCGACCTATGCCATCTGGCATAATGGCCATACGTGTTCTGTTATGAACATCACGGCCAATAGCAGCATCAACTGTACCGCCTGAGGCAATAAGTCCCTCGGCCACAGCCTCATACTCACGCACCACATCATGTTTTGATATGGCTTTGACCAGGGCCTGCTGTGCCTTTTGTGTAAGAGCAATGACCATAAGACCTGAGGTGTCTTTATCAAGGCGGTGCACAATACCGGCCCTTGGCAGAATCTTGGTCTGAGGAAAATGATAGAGCACTGCATTCATGACAGTACCGTCTTTGACGCCGGCGCCAGGATGGACCACAAAGTTTATAGGTTTGTTGATAACTATAAGATGCTCGTCACTATAGACAATATCAAGCGGCAGATTCTGCGCTACCACCTCAAGACTCTCAGGCTCTTTTAAGGTAAGCTCAAGCCTCTGTCCCATCACAAGCTTAAAGCTTGGTTTGGTCACAACCTGACCGTCAACGCTGACCAGACCCTCTTCAATATAGCCTTTAAGAACACTTCTTGAATGTGTATCAACTAGTGAACCTAAGGCCTGATCAAGGCGGGATGAGTGCAGATCGTCTGTAATAATAAAGTCTAATTTTTCTGACATAATATAATCTATCTTTTCTTGAACGTAATTTTTCTTTTAAAATACAATATATCTTAATTTTAGGTTAAAATGTAGAATACTATAAAAAGAACATATTTGGAGCCATATAATGTTTAAGATTGTAGCCCCACTAGCTTTATGTATAGCTTTAGCTACATCAGCCTGTTCATCCACAAATTATAACAAAGATGAAGTACCAGATGTTTCACCAGCGACACTTTACTCAACTGCCCGCGCAGCCATGTCTGCAGGAAATCTTGGTGAGGCCAGACAATATCTTGAGGCCATAGATTCACGTTATCCTTTTGGTCAGCTTTCAGAGCAGGTACAGCTTGATTTAATCTATGTCTACTACAAAAGCCGTGAAAGTGATTTGACCTCAGCCCAGATAAAACGCTATCTGCGTTTAAGCCCTACAAGTCAGTATGCTGACTATGTCACCTATATGAAAGGTTTGAATGAGATTCAAAAGCGTTCTGATATTATTCAGGACTTCTTTGGTCTTGACCGTTCACAAAAGGATCCTACCAATTATCTGGCTGCCTTCAAGACCTTCAAGGGTCTGATTGAGACCTATCCTGACAGCCCATATGTGCCAGATGCCAGACAGCGTATGATCTTTATCAAAAACGAGATGGCCAAGCGTGAGCTGCTTATTGCCAAGTACTACAATGAAAGAGGTGCCTATCTGTCATCTATCCGCCACTGCCAGAATGTGCTCTATGCCTATCGCGGCACTCCGCATCTAAAAGAGGCTCTTGAGCTTATGGTTGAAAACTACAACAACCTCAATCTGCCAGAGGCTGCCAACAATACCAAGGCTGTACTTGCAGCATCATTTGATGGCAAAAACTATATCTACACCAAGGATCCATCTCAGATTCAGAGATTAAACAAAGGTTCTGATGAGCCTTGGTACAAGAAACTTGATGTCTTTGACTTGTTTGGTTAAACCTTAATTTTAAAGACACAATATTTGTACAGCAGGATAGATTTTAAAAATCTATCCTGTTTTATTTCATAAGACCCATAAGAGACTAAACCTCATGGGCCTTGAATTTATATCATAACTTTACTGCCTGCTTTTAGCTGCACAGACCGTTTGGCAGCAGCACTATCTTGCCTTTAGTATGGCAGCTTTCAATCTGACTATGAGCCTTGGCAATATCCTGCAGCGCATATCTGCCGCTGATATTGACCTTAAGCTTATTGGCATAAAGCATATCCATAAGTTTTTTAATAAGTGCATTGTCACTATGTGAGAGCACAGAGGCGCTGCGCTTGTCACAAGGGGTATGCTCTTTTATAAAATCGGCTGTAATGGTAGGCACAGTAATAAGCAGACCATCTGTCTTTAGATAGTTAAAAAATGCAAGACCAGTATCAAAGCCTATATTGTCAACTACATAGTCAAAGCTCTCAAAACTCTCATTATTCTCATCAAGATAGCTCAAACGCCCATCAAGCGCTAAGCTCTTTAAAAAAGCATCTTCCTTGTTTTGTGACAGACTTGAAACGCTAAGGCCAAAGTGGATTAAAAGCTGCAGCAGTATATGCCCCACACCGCCTGTAGCACCTGTCACCAGGACTTTAGAGTCTTTTACATCAAGAGATCTTGTTTGTATATCATCAACTATCATGGATGCTATGTTATAGGCTGTAATGCCTGCAGTTAACAAAGATGCCGCCTCATCAAGTCTTGTGTCGTTATCAAGTTTTACAAGTCTTGCCCCATCTGTTATGACATGGGTTGAATAGGCACATGGGTATACTCTGTGCCCCACAAGACCTGTTACAACATCTCCTTCTTTAAAGGCAGCTTTAGATCCTGCCTTTATGACAATACCTGCCACATCAGAGCCTAAGGACCATGGCTTTGGCTCTTTTATAAGTGAGCATAAAAAACTCTGTCCCCTTCTTAGCTTGGTATCTACAGGATTGATGCCTGCTGCCATAATCTTTAGAATAAGCTCATTATCCTTAATCTCAGGCAGTTCAATATCTGCCACATACATAACCTCAGGGCCGCCAAAGTCATCAAATAAAATACGCTGTGCTTTCATATACTGCCTCTTTATCTGCCTCTTGGCAGTTAGATCTTAATTTTTGATTTTTCTTATTTTAAAATATGCACAATTCAAGAGGAATAATATGTCGCAGAATTTTGTATACAATCCACCCCTTGTGCCGTTTTTAGATACACTGTATGAAGATGGCGATATTATTGTGGTTAACAAACCATCGGGACTTTTATCAGTACCAGGCAGGCTTAAGGAATATCATGACAGCATACTCTCAAGAGTGCGCTCTATCTATCCTGATGCCTTTGCCGTACATCGTCTTGATCTTGGCACCTCAGGTGTGCTCGTGGTGGGTCTTAACAAAGAGGCCATATCCAATCTTGGCAGGCAGTTTATGGATCGCAGTGTAAAAAAGGTCTATATTGCCTATGGTGCAGGTAAACTTGAAGGATCTGGACGTATAGATCTGCCTATGCGCACTGATATTGACAACAGACCTTATCAGATAATAGATTTTGAGCATGGCAAAAAGGCTCTGACCTTTTATGAGGCCCTGTACTATGATGCAAATGCAGATAAAACTCTTGTCAGACTTTATCCTCAGACAGGACGCTCACATCAGCTGCGAGTGCATTTAAAGGAGCTTGGACATCCTATTCTTGGTGATCATCTCTATGCCCCTGATGCTATCTTCAAAGCTGCCGACAAGCTGCAGCTGCATGCCTGTGCTCTTAGCTTTTTACATCCTAGAACCAAAGAGCCTTTAGCCTTCACGGCAGCCCCTGAATTTTATGTGCCAGATGAGTTTATGCCAGAACTTTCATGGCTTGAGCATCAACTTGCCTGATTGTCTTTAAAGACATATTTTCTACTAACATTAACTGCATATAGACTGTTTTTGTCTATATGCAATGTCTTGCTACCTGCAGTATCTGTCTATAAAAGCCTCAAAATCCTCTTTGATATCAGCATAGCAAAGATCTGATATATAGACACCCTCTTTAGAGAATTTAACACTGTGCGTCATAGCATGATGAGGACCCCACAAGGTAATATTAGCCTTCGAAGGGTGCAGAGAAAACAGTGGTATATCAAAAGCACCTGCAATATGCACATTTGCTGTATCAACACTTACAAGAGCATCAAGACATGCGATCACAGATGACAGTTCAATCACTGTAATATGATCAGGCAGAGCAATACATCTGTCACCAAGCTTTGTTTCAATTTTATGTTTGTAAT
Encoded here:
- a CDS encoding pseudouridine synthase, coding for MSQNFVYNPPLVPFLDTLYEDGDIIVVNKPSGLLSVPGRLKEYHDSILSRVRSIYPDAFAVHRLDLGTSGVLVVGLNKEAISNLGRQFMDRSVKKVYIAYGAGKLEGSGRIDLPMRTDIDNRPYQIIDFEHGKKALTFYEALYYDANADKTLVRLYPQTGRSHQLRVHLKELGHPILGDHLYAPDAIFKAADKLQLHACALSFLHPRTKEPLAFTAAPEFYVPDEFMPELSWLEHQLA
- a CDS encoding outer membrane protein assembly factor BamD, which produces MFKIVAPLALCIALATSACSSTNYNKDEVPDVSPATLYSTARAAMSAGNLGEARQYLEAIDSRYPFGQLSEQVQLDLIYVYYKSRESDLTSAQIKRYLRLSPTSQYADYVTYMKGLNEIQKRSDIIQDFFGLDRSQKDPTNYLAAFKTFKGLIETYPDSPYVPDARQRMIFIKNEMAKRELLIAKYYNERGAYLSSIRHCQNVLYAYRGTPHLKEALELMVENYNNLNLPEAANNTKAVLAASFDGKNYIYTKDPSQIQRLNKGSDEPWYKKLDVFDLFG
- the rluD gene encoding 23S rRNA pseudouridine(1911/1915/1917) synthase RluD: MSEKLDFIITDDLHSSRLDQALGSLVDTHSRSVLKGYIEEGLVSVDGQVVTKPSFKLVMGQRLELTLKEPESLEVVAQNLPLDIVYSDEHLIVINKPINFVVHPGAGVKDGTVMNAVLYHFPQTKILPRAGIVHRLDKDTSGLMVIALTQKAQQALVKAISKHDVVREYEAVAEGLIASGGTVDAAIGRDVHNRTRMAIMPDGIGREAVTHYRVMECYRAHSRIRLRLDTGRTHQIRVHMASIGHPLLGDNVYGGRRIRHLSKASDELQQCLHDFRHQALHAVHIEFVHPVTDELLSFDCPLPDDMQHLISLLKEDAAQHV
- a CDS encoding NADP-dependent oxidoreductase, coding for MKAQRILFDDFGGPEVMYVADIELPEIKDNELILKIMAAGINPVDTKLRRGQSFLCSLIKEPKPWSLGSDVAGIVIKAGSKAAFKEGDVVTGLVGHRVYPCAYSTHVITDGARLVKLDNDTRLDEAASLLTAGITAYNIASMIVDDIQTRSLDVKDSKVLVTGATGGVGHILLQLLIHFGLSVSSLSQNKEDAFLKSLALDGRLSYLDENNESFESFDYVVDNIGFDTGLAFFNYLKTDGLLITVPTITADFIKEHTPCDKRSASVLSHSDNALIKKLMDMLYANKLKVNISGRYALQDIAKAHSQIESCHTKGKIVLLPNGLCS
- the pgeF gene encoding peptidoglycan editing factor PgeF, whose protein sequence is MSNIVNLSCFGKGIRACYTTRHGGFSQKPYASFNLGLHVGDNAVAVNKNRDRLKQLLSLDHICYMDQVHGSDVVYVKDDVTLFKADALVTDKKDLGLAVMTADCLPVLLACDSGSCVAAVHCGWRSTMSGIISKTFLRMRDLGCIKATAFMGPCIGAKSFEVGSEVKEAFLQQNQDYAKFFVLNDRGRYMCSLASICKSELKSLGIDNIHMAAIDTYTHTDDFFSYRKEGTTGRMASVIAIKSVK
- a CDS encoding YqaE/Pmp3 family membrane protein encodes the protein MRLLLAIFLPFFAFFTIGRPIAGIICLILQITVLGWLPAAIWAVFALGQFKTDKKIEAALGAKKG